In one Gracilinanus agilis isolate LMUSP501 chromosome 6, AgileGrace, whole genome shotgun sequence genomic region, the following are encoded:
- the LOC123251822 gene encoding thymosin beta-4-like → MSDKPDMAEIQKFDKSKLKKTETQEKNPLPSKETIEQEKQARES, encoded by the coding sequence ATGTCTGACAAACCAGATATGGCTGAGATTCAGAAATTTGATAAGTCTAAATTGAAGAAGACAGAAACACAAGAGAAAAACCCACTGCCTTCaaaagaaacaattgaacaagAGAAGCAAGCTCGTGAATCATAA